In one window of Halomarina pelagica DNA:
- the nosZ gene encoding TAT-dependent nitrous-oxide reductase: MTAESGTPASDPADSEGSAGSESTDPLGDHEAQLDAVLAEVEERPADGESVSLALPRLGLNRRDFVKAGVAAGAMGALAGCSGALNGGGSTDTSGDVPEHFVPPGEHDEYYGFWSGGHAGDIRVYGLPSMRELTRIPVFTREPAKGYGFDDETSALLDEAGGYTWGDSHHPNLSETDGKYDGKYLFVNDKANGRVARVNLKYFETDAITNVPNVQSVHGCCIQSPDTGYVFANSEFRTPIPNDGRAIDDPSKYVSVLSALDPESMEVRWQVQVDGNLDIIDTDKDGRWAIASAYNDEEGVEIEEMTRDDRDYVKAFDVPAIQKAVDAGNVEEVNGVPIVDGRRNSPLNEGDDPLVRYVPTPKSPHCVEVEPNGKYAMVAGKLSPTVSIIDIEKLASEPDPAKTIVGQPKVGLGPLHTTFDDRGQAYTSLFIDSQVVKWDIETAVNSPKNSEDAILGKIDVHYNPGHIQAVQAMSTEPTGDWLVVLNKLSKDRFLPVGPIYPDNDQLVYIGNDEDDETGGMELVADHPVYPEPHDAIFATKDKITPAKTWDRADYEGEKEYVTEKNSRVERVDDTTVEVYASVKRSEYGLRDFTVKQGDEVTVTVTNIEGSQDIVHGFAIPEYDVNLALAPQDTRQVTFTADKPGVYWVYCTYFCSALHLEMRSRLLVEPR, from the coding sequence ATGACTGCCGAATCCGGGACGCCGGCGAGCGACCCCGCCGACTCGGAGGGGTCGGCGGGATCGGAGTCGACGGACCCGCTCGGCGATCACGAGGCGCAGCTCGACGCGGTCCTCGCCGAGGTCGAGGAGCGCCCCGCCGACGGCGAGTCGGTCTCGCTCGCGCTCCCCCGTCTCGGGCTGAACCGTCGCGACTTCGTGAAAGCGGGGGTGGCGGCCGGTGCGATGGGTGCGCTGGCGGGGTGTTCCGGAGCCCTGAACGGCGGCGGGTCGACCGACACGTCCGGCGACGTTCCGGAGCACTTCGTCCCGCCGGGCGAACACGACGAGTACTACGGCTTCTGGTCGGGCGGGCACGCCGGCGACATCCGCGTCTACGGGCTCCCGTCGATGCGCGAGCTGACGCGCATCCCGGTGTTCACCCGAGAGCCGGCCAAGGGCTACGGGTTCGACGACGAGACGAGCGCGCTGCTCGACGAGGCCGGCGGCTACACGTGGGGGGACTCCCACCACCCGAACCTCTCGGAGACCGACGGGAAGTACGACGGGAAGTACCTGTTCGTCAACGACAAGGCCAACGGCCGCGTCGCGCGGGTGAACCTGAAGTACTTCGAGACGGACGCGATCACGAACGTTCCGAACGTCCAGTCGGTCCACGGCTGTTGCATCCAGAGTCCGGACACGGGCTACGTCTTCGCGAACAGCGAGTTCCGCACGCCCATTCCGAACGACGGTCGCGCGATCGACGACCCGTCGAAGTACGTCTCGGTGCTCAGCGCCCTCGATCCGGAGAGCATGGAGGTCCGCTGGCAGGTCCAGGTCGACGGCAACCTCGACATCATCGACACCGACAAGGACGGCCGCTGGGCGATCGCGTCGGCCTACAACGACGAGGAGGGCGTCGAGATCGAGGAGATGACGCGCGACGACCGCGACTACGTCAAGGCCTTCGACGTGCCGGCGATCCAGAAGGCCGTCGACGCCGGGAACGTAGAGGAGGTGAACGGGGTACCGATCGTCGACGGCCGTCGGAACAGTCCGCTGAACGAGGGTGACGATCCGCTCGTTCGGTACGTCCCGACGCCGAAGTCGCCCCACTGCGTCGAGGTGGAGCCGAACGGCAAGTACGCGATGGTCGCCGGGAAGCTCTCGCCGACGGTGTCGATCATCGACATAGAGAAGCTCGCCTCGGAGCCGGATCCGGCGAAGACCATCGTCGGCCAGCCGAAGGTCGGCCTCGGGCCGTTGCACACGACCTTCGACGACCGCGGGCAGGCGTACACGTCGCTGTTCATCGACTCGCAGGTCGTCAAGTGGGACATCGAGACGGCGGTCAACTCGCCGAAGAACTCCGAGGACGCCATCCTCGGCAAGATCGACGTCCACTACAACCCGGGGCACATCCAGGCGGTGCAGGCGATGTCGACCGAGCCGACCGGCGACTGGCTGGTCGTGCTGAACAAGCTCTCGAAGGACCGGTTCCTCCCGGTCGGGCCGATCTACCCCGACAACGACCAGCTCGTCTACATCGGGAACGACGAGGACGACGAGACCGGCGGGATGGAACTCGTCGCGGACCACCCGGTCTATCCCGAACCGCACGACGCGATATTCGCGACGAAGGACAAGATCACGCCGGCGAAGACGTGGGACAGGGCCGACTACGAGGGCGAGAAGGAGTACGTCACCGAGAAGAACTCCCGCGTCGAGCGCGTCGACGACACCACCGTCGAGGTGTACGCCTCGGTGAAGCGCAGCGAGTACGGCCTGCGCGACTTCACGGTCAAGCAGGGCGACGAGGTCACGGTCACGGTGACGAACATCGAGGGGAGCCAGGACATCGTCCACGGGTTCGCCATCCCGGAGTACGACGTGAACCTCGCGCTCGCGCCGCAAGATACCCGCCAGGTCACGTTCACGGCCGACAAGCCCGGCGTGTATTGGGTCTACTGCACGTACTTCTGCAGCGCGCTCCACCTGGAGATGCGCTCGCGGCTGCTCGTCGAGCCGAGGTAA
- the nosD gene encoding nitrous oxide reductase family maturation protein NosD, which yields MNRTTERWFAVVAVAVLVASGAAVAAGPTQARSGANVAFDPPVPDEYSFDEPAAPGRATVDGRSFDSVQEAVDSAEPGDTVRLRGRFDEDVVVNASNLTLVSEPGQLALIDGTATGDVLTLNGENVTVRRVWVRNSGFDPAGNDAGIWVNGTGARIVDSRVTAITFGIWIDGVDGVVIENNTIVGRESVRPLSYRGNGIQVWKTEDSLIADNRITDVRDGVYFSWASNVTARNNAMWDLRYGVHYMYSDDCRLANNTAFDNDVGYALMLSENIRVANNTAVNNTGTSGHGILLKRIDHSVVEGNEVVANGNGLYVFNSVNNTIAGNLVLENRVGIYLTAGSVDERVYGNSFINNGRAVRALVGELATWNASDRGNYWSDARRSDVDHDGVNEIRHRPAGLVDYLVYQHPQATVFASSPAFDALRRAESAFPVIDAPGVVDYHPLADPPHDDWRRYYARNRR from the coding sequence ATGAACCGAACGACGGAGCGGTGGTTCGCGGTTGTCGCCGTCGCCGTGCTCGTCGCGTCCGGCGCGGCGGTCGCCGCGGGACCGACGCAGGCTCGATCGGGCGCGAACGTCGCGTTCGATCCTCCGGTTCCCGACGAGTACTCGTTCGACGAGCCCGCCGCCCCCGGGCGCGCCACCGTCGACGGTCGGTCGTTCGACTCGGTGCAGGAAGCCGTCGATTCGGCCGAGCCGGGCGATACGGTCCGGTTGCGGGGTCGGTTCGACGAGGACGTCGTCGTGAACGCGTCCAACCTCACGCTCGTCAGCGAACCGGGACAGCTCGCTCTCATCGACGGCACCGCCACCGGTGACGTGCTCACGCTCAACGGCGAGAACGTCACGGTTCGGCGCGTGTGGGTGCGTAACTCCGGATTCGACCCCGCCGGAAACGACGCGGGCATCTGGGTCAACGGTACGGGCGCGAGGATCGTCGACAGCCGCGTGACGGCGATCACGTTCGGGATCTGGATCGACGGCGTCGACGGCGTCGTGATCGAGAACAACACTATCGTCGGTCGCGAATCGGTCCGACCGCTGTCGTACCGCGGGAACGGCATCCAGGTGTGGAAGACGGAGGACTCGCTGATCGCCGACAACCGCATCACCGACGTTCGAGACGGCGTCTACTTCTCGTGGGCGTCGAACGTCACCGCCCGGAACAACGCGATGTGGGACCTGCGCTACGGCGTCCACTACATGTACTCCGACGACTGTCGCCTCGCGAACAACACCGCGTTCGACAACGACGTCGGCTACGCACTGATGCTCTCGGAGAACATTCGGGTCGCGAACAACACCGCGGTCAACAACACGGGGACGAGCGGCCACGGCATCCTCCTCAAGCGGATCGACCACTCCGTCGTCGAAGGCAACGAGGTCGTCGCCAACGGTAACGGACTGTACGTGTTCAACTCGGTGAACAACACGATCGCCGGGAACCTCGTCCTCGAAAACCGGGTTGGCATCTATCTCACCGCCGGCAGCGTCGACGAGCGCGTCTACGGGAACAGCTTCATCAACAACGGAAGAGCGGTGCGGGCTCTCGTCGGCGAACTGGCGACGTGGAACGCGAGCGACCGCGGCAACTACTGGTCGGACGCCCGCCGATCGGACGTGGATCACGACGGCGTCAACGAGATCCGCCACCGGCCGGCCGGCCTCGTCGACTATCTCGTCTATCAGCATCCACAGGCGACCGTCTTCGCGTCGAGTCCGGCGTTCGACGCCCTTCGGCGGGCGGAGAGCGCCTTCCCCGTCATCGACGCGCCGGGGGTCGTCGACTACCACCCGCTCGCCGACCCCCCACACGACGACTGGAGGCGATACTATGCACGCAATCGACGTTAG
- a CDS encoding ABC transporter ATP-binding protein: MHAIDVSEVTKTYGEVTALDGLSLTVDRGATFGLLGTNGAGKSTLFKLLVGHTTPDAGSLAIGGTDVTTAGASIRRDVGYLPEHAGFPPTLTGREVLAFTARMRDLAAADDRIASVLSVVGLEDAADRRVGGYSNGMTRRLGLATALLSRPRTLLLDEPTAGLDPRGVSAFHRTVRYLADREDLTVVLSSHVLSEVESLCESVAVLHDGRLLTEGSVAALKRRGDAGVEVRVRLRSPDDVDEALAVISAHDVDGTSTTGTALEIECDPSTAIDLVSALDDAVGLDGYEVREPGLGRAFERALATATGARE, encoded by the coding sequence ATGCACGCAATCGACGTTAGCGAGGTAACGAAGACGTACGGCGAGGTGACGGCGCTCGACGGCCTGTCGCTCACCGTCGATCGAGGGGCGACGTTCGGGCTCCTGGGCACTAACGGCGCGGGGAAGTCCACGCTGTTCAAACTGCTCGTCGGCCACACGACGCCGGACGCCGGATCGCTCGCCATCGGCGGCACCGACGTTACGACCGCGGGCGCGTCGATCAGACGCGACGTCGGCTACCTCCCCGAACACGCCGGGTTCCCGCCGACGCTCACCGGACGCGAAGTGCTCGCGTTCACCGCCCGGATGCGCGACCTCGCGGCCGCGGACGACCGCATCGCGAGCGTCCTCTCGGTGGTCGGACTCGAGGACGCCGCCGATCGACGCGTCGGGGGCTACTCCAACGGGATGACGCGGCGGCTCGGGCTCGCGACCGCGCTGCTCTCGCGGCCGAGGACCCTGCTCCTCGACGAACCGACGGCGGGACTCGATCCGCGCGGCGTGTCGGCGTTCCATCGCACCGTCCGGTACCTCGCCGACCGCGAGGACCTCACGGTCGTGCTCTCCTCGCACGTCCTGTCCGAGGTCGAGTCGCTCTGCGAGTCGGTCGCCGTCCTCCACGACGGCCGCCTGCTGACCGAGGGATCCGTCGCGGCGTTGAAACGGCGGGGGGACGCCGGGGTCGAGGTCCGCGTTCGCCTCCGGTCCCCCGACGACGTCGACGAGGCGCTCGCCGTGATCTCGGCGCACGACGTCGACGGCACGTCGACGACGGGGACCGCCCTGGAGATCGAGTGCGACCCGTCGACGGCGATCGACCTCGTCTCCGCGCTCGACGACGCGGTCGGGCTGGACGGGTACGAGGTTCGAGAGCCCGGTCTCGGGCGCGCGTTCGAACGTGCGCTCGCGACCGCCACGGGGGCGCGCGAATGA
- a CDS encoding ABC transporter permease — translation MTREGSTEADGGVETTHGSALDREGSTGAGTAARIATVARLEYRLSLRNRWAFALTALFGLLAGLLAGFGGSGPGPVRVDAVIVSLASLATYLVPLAALVYGFDAVVGAEESGWLDIVFAFPVPRSWVVAGTALGRAATLAGATAVGFGVGGVVLFVRAGTVTWSLYATVLLGTVALGLAFLAMSVLVSSVAVEKTHALGVALLVWVWFVFGHDLVALGLVAWIELPPGVLSAFVLANPVDVFRVLVLSGIDSTGGGMAAVVANTDLSTPVLALAALAWIVAPVAVAARAVRRRSL, via the coding sequence ATGACTCGCGAGGGATCCACCGAAGCCGACGGCGGCGTCGAGACGACGCACGGATCGGCGCTGGACCGGGAGGGATCGACCGGCGCGGGTACCGCGGCGCGGATCGCCACCGTGGCCCGACTGGAGTATCGACTCTCGCTCCGCAACCGGTGGGCGTTCGCGCTCACGGCGCTGTTCGGTCTCCTCGCGGGATTGCTCGCGGGGTTCGGCGGGTCGGGTCCGGGCCCCGTTCGCGTCGACGCCGTGATCGTGAGCCTCGCCTCCCTGGCGACGTACCTCGTCCCGCTCGCCGCGCTCGTCTACGGGTTCGACGCCGTCGTCGGTGCCGAGGAGAGCGGTTGGCTCGACATCGTGTTCGCGTTCCCCGTCCCCCGGTCGTGGGTCGTCGCCGGTACCGCGCTCGGGCGCGCGGCGACGCTCGCGGGCGCGACGGCCGTCGGCTTCGGCGTCGGCGGGGTCGTCCTGTTCGTTCGGGCCGGCACCGTCACGTGGTCGCTGTACGCGACCGTGTTGCTCGGCACCGTCGCGCTGGGCCTCGCGTTCCTCGCGATGAGCGTGCTCGTGTCGTCGGTCGCCGTCGAAAAGACCCACGCGCTGGGCGTCGCGCTCCTCGTCTGGGTCTGGTTCGTCTTCGGTCACGACCTCGTCGCGCTCGGCCTGGTGGCCTGGATCGAACTGCCCCCCGGCGTCCTCTCGGCGTTCGTCCTCGCGAACCCGGTCGACGTCTTCCGCGTGCTCGTCCTCTCGGGGATCGACTCGACCGGCGGCGGTATGGCGGCCGTCGTCGCGAACACGGACCTCTCGACCCCGGTGCTCGCGCTCGCCGCGCTCGCCTGGATCGTCGCGCCCGTGGCGGTCGCGGCGCGCGCGGTTCGACGGCGGAGCCTCTGA
- a CDS encoding nitrous oxide reductase accessory protein NosL, with protein MPEHSPPTIDERSATAPVGRRAVLGALGAVGATAIAGCTGAGERPAADVPEPVDLSGGKTDDVGGMVIGEHFGPNGQIFYRDHAPAGRDGPAWFMSLTAGLFPYYFERERRGWEAVAVYVTDYSAIDYSLVSRDGRTYLPSLTAADTFSPARRVTYVAGSAVLGGMGKALVPFSDPADADSFAEEHGGRTVAFEDVTQAWLTDYVRG; from the coding sequence ATGCCCGAACACTCCCCGCCGACGATCGACGAACGCTCCGCGACCGCACCGGTCGGCCGTCGGGCCGTCCTCGGAGCGCTCGGTGCCGTCGGCGCGACGGCGATCGCCGGTTGTACCGGCGCGGGCGAGAGGCCGGCCGCGGACGTCCCCGAACCGGTCGATCTCTCGGGCGGTAAGACCGACGACGTGGGCGGCATGGTGATCGGCGAGCACTTCGGTCCGAACGGTCAGATCTTCTATCGGGATCACGCCCCGGCGGGACGCGACGGTCCCGCGTGGTTCATGTCGCTGACGGCGGGGCTGTTCCCGTACTACTTCGAGCGCGAGCGCCGCGGCTGGGAGGCGGTCGCAGTCTACGTCACCGATTACTCGGCGATCGACTACTCGCTCGTGAGCCGCGACGGGAGGACGTACCTCCCGAGTCTCACCGCGGCGGACACCTTCTCGCCCGCGCGCCGGGTGACGTACGTCGCGGGGAGCGCCGTGCTGGGCGGGATGGGGAAGGCGCTCGTTCCGTTCTCCGACCCGGCCGACGCCGACTCGTTCGCCGAGGAGCACGGCGGACGGACGGTCGCGTTCGAAGACGTCACGCAGGCGTGGCTCACCGACTACGTGCGGGGGTGA
- a CDS encoding class I SAM-dependent methyltransferase: MSAPATDRPAKSPEEVRDLYDEQAPRFERYGWIEERLVGRYRERLFSRATGRTLDVACGTGPNFRYFPEGVALTAVDLSEGMLAAADRRAAELGLDADLRVADAEALPFEDDSFDAVASALSTCTFPDPVAVLREMDRVCAPDGEILLFEHGRSDVAPVARLQDWLAPRHFRRMACRWNQEPTDLVAEAGLSVERVRRNVLGVFTSMVVAPSDD; the protein is encoded by the coding sequence ATGTCCGCGCCCGCCACCGATCGGCCCGCCAAGTCCCCCGAGGAGGTCCGCGACCTGTACGACGAGCAGGCCCCGCGCTTCGAGCGCTACGGCTGGATCGAGGAGCGCCTCGTCGGGCGCTACCGCGAGCGGCTGTTCTCCCGGGCGACGGGGCGCACCCTCGACGTGGCCTGCGGGACGGGACCGAACTTCCGCTACTTCCCCGAGGGGGTCGCCCTCACGGCGGTGGACCTCAGCGAGGGGATGCTCGCGGCGGCCGATCGCCGGGCGGCCGAACTGGGTCTGGACGCGGACCTCCGGGTGGCCGACGCCGAGGCCCTCCCCTTCGAGGACGACAGCTTCGACGCCGTCGCCTCCGCGCTCTCGACGTGCACGTTCCCCGACCCCGTCGCGGTCCTCCGCGAGATGGACCGGGTCTGCGCGCCCGACGGCGAGATCCTCCTGTTCGAGCACGGGCGCAGCGACGTCGCCCCCGTCGCCCGCCTGCAGGACTGGCTCGCCCCGCGGCACTTCCGCCGGATGGCCTGCCGGTGGAACCAGGAGCCGACCGACCTCGTCGCCGAGGCGGGCCTCTCCGTGGAGCGGGTCCGCCGGAACGTCCTCGGGGTCTTCACGAGCATGGTCGTCGCGCCGAGCGACGACTGA
- a CDS encoding ubiquitin-like small modifier protein 1 has protein sequence MELELRFFANFREAVGSKTIEREYDAGATVGEVLAALESEFDGLEGLLLDDEGDIRSQLSVLKNGREVLHMDGTETTLEDGDSMSVFPPVAGG, from the coding sequence ATGGAACTGGAGTTGCGGTTCTTCGCGAACTTCCGCGAGGCGGTCGGCTCGAAGACCATCGAGCGGGAGTACGACGCGGGCGCGACGGTCGGGGAGGTGCTCGCCGCGCTCGAATCGGAGTTCGACGGCCTCGAGGGGCTCCTGCTGGACGACGAGGGGGACATCCGTTCCCAGTTGAGCGTCCTCAAGAACGGCCGCGAGGTGCTGCACATGGACGGCACGGAGACGACGCTCGAGGACGGGGACTCGATGTCGGTGTTCCCGCCGGTCGCGGGGGGATGA
- a CDS encoding cytochrome b/b6 domain-containing protein, whose amino-acid sequence MTNLDHGKFTRTTTVFHSLLALDVFLLFFTGYAVMFNDELWWLLALMGGNTGVLALHRLAGFGLIVLTVFWMTFMIVGPGRRRNFREVLPDLKNDTQAFVQDVKFLLGRADERHPHARQFAGYTADEVPLLSYVGKGVIFIFSVELTLLMISGLLIWSKPTLMGFFQTKTAAMAFVAFHGLLGVIMLMGVMFHIFEHGFHPAFYPVELKAFVPKRDVPHPDDEGRDGTGIELLSVRPSWNWAVNVAGLAVVVGIVSVLVGSIYDSGYPVPETLTIGGGPANVLLTVGINVGILVLFLGLVLSVYGNVLRSRYERQVRERGRATTTDGGPHDD is encoded by the coding sequence ATGACGAACCTGGACCACGGAAAGTTCACCCGGACGACGACGGTGTTCCACTCGCTGCTGGCGCTCGACGTGTTCCTCCTGTTCTTCACGGGGTACGCGGTCATGTTCAACGACGAACTCTGGTGGCTGCTCGCCCTGATGGGCGGCAACACCGGCGTCCTCGCGCTCCACCGACTCGCCGGGTTCGGGCTCATCGTCCTCACCGTCTTCTGGATGACGTTCATGATCGTCGGGCCGGGACGACGACGTAACTTCCGCGAGGTCCTCCCGGACCTGAAGAACGACACGCAGGCGTTCGTCCAGGACGTGAAGTTCCTCCTCGGGCGGGCGGACGAGCGCCACCCGCACGCCCGGCAGTTCGCGGGCTACACCGCCGACGAGGTGCCGCTCCTGTCGTACGTCGGCAAGGGCGTGATCTTCATCTTCAGCGTCGAACTGACGCTGCTGATGATCTCCGGGCTGCTCATCTGGAGCAAGCCGACGCTGATGGGGTTCTTCCAGACGAAGACGGCCGCGATGGCGTTCGTCGCGTTCCACGGCCTGCTCGGCGTCATCATGCTGATGGGCGTGATGTTCCACATCTTCGAGCACGGGTTCCACCCGGCGTTCTACCCGGTCGAGTTGAAGGCGTTCGTCCCGAAGCGCGACGTCCCCCACCCCGACGACGAGGGCCGCGACGGGACCGGCATCGAACTCCTCTCGGTGCGTCCCTCCTGGAACTGGGCGGTCAACGTCGCCGGGCTGGCCGTCGTCGTCGGCATCGTGAGCGTCCTCGTCGGGAGCATCTACGACTCCGGCTATCCCGTGCCGGAGACGCTCACGATCGGCGGCGGACCTGCCAACGTCCTGCTCACCGTCGGCATCAACGTCGGCATCCTCGTGCTGTTCCTCGGGCTGGTGCTGTCGGTGTACGGGAACGTGCTGCGCTCGCGTTACGAGCGACAGGTGCGCGAGCGCGGCCGCGCGACGACGACCGACGGCGGCCCGCACGACGACTGA
- a CDS encoding 4Fe-4S dicluster domain-containing protein — translation MSQGVMSTGEGARIFPDVEACIDCGGCVVACKRTWELPPQEQRISIATMFEGQESQGMNASSGKALNERSFPGETSIPMQCYHCDNAPCVSVCPTDALQKNGDGFVQVSDDLCVGCQYCLSACPFGAPQFPEADDGAARIFGTGGTMDKCTMCEERQSIGKGPACAEECATDAILVGSASDIAGELDRRGSAPAFNQQAMEIVFGKQEAKVFDR, via the coding sequence ATGAGCCAGGGCGTGATGAGCACGGGCGAGGGGGCGCGCATCTTCCCCGACGTGGAGGCCTGCATCGACTGCGGCGGCTGCGTGGTCGCGTGCAAGCGGACGTGGGAGTTGCCCCCGCAGGAACAGCGCATCTCCATCGCCACGATGTTCGAGGGTCAGGAGTCCCAGGGGATGAACGCCTCGAGCGGGAAGGCGCTCAACGAGCGGTCGTTCCCGGGCGAGACCAGCATCCCGATGCAGTGTTACCACTGCGACAACGCCCCCTGCGTGTCGGTCTGTCCGACCGACGCCCTGCAGAAGAACGGCGACGGCTTCGTGCAGGTCAGCGACGACCTCTGCGTCGGCTGTCAGTACTGCCTCTCGGCGTGTCCGTTCGGCGCGCCGCAGTTCCCCGAGGCCGACGACGGGGCCGCCCGCATCTTCGGCACCGGCGGCACGATGGACAAGTGCACGATGTGCGAGGAGCGCCAGTCGATCGGCAAGGGGCCGGCCTGCGCCGAGGAGTGCGCGACGGACGCCATCCTCGTCGGGAGCGCGAGCGACATCGCCGGCGAACTCGACCGCCGGGGATCCGCCCCCGCGTTCAACCAGCAGGCGATGGAGATCGTCTTCGGGAAGCAAGAGGCGAAGGTGTTCGACCGATGA